A region of Halalkaliarchaeum desulfuricum DNA encodes the following proteins:
- the nrfD gene encoding NrfD/PsrC family molybdoenzyme membrane anchor subunit → MSGETGRAADLGPQSTSPLEYAWYAIIGAGLVIGLYGIYQALSVGAVTFGITDQFPWGLLVSTYEFFLLMGAGIVISVVSLALIFHVRGAEIVLKRSIFVGIAAVTAGLFSITISLGRPERPFVHAFLNANLSSPIWWVVLFAGSLIAVLVLLAVLMELDNFVDAPVMEAVGVISFIVALGVILGAGYIFGMVESRPYWGGIFAPLYFLLTAITSGLALVAFVVIAEFKIRDESMCIELEEFMTRPVAVGLGALVGLTLLFAFLKGIYGLTATSDTVAMAYQQMLLGSFAPIYWGVGIFVGLVVPLGLLAYPKTRTINGVFASAAAVIVGVFVTRYEFVVGGQVVALVADPGYEYPIASYSPSLVEGALVVFAVALCGLVYTIGMRWFALDIIPEFAQTDMSSCTGGPMKGDDDD, encoded by the coding sequence ATGAGCGGAGAAACGGGGCGTGCCGCTGATCTGGGGCCACAGTCGACATCGCCTCTCGAGTACGCCTGGTACGCTATAATCGGAGCAGGCCTGGTGATCGGGCTTTACGGCATCTATCAGGCCCTGAGTGTCGGTGCCGTCACGTTTGGAATCACCGACCAGTTCCCGTGGGGCTTGCTGGTTTCGACGTACGAGTTCTTCCTGTTGATGGGTGCCGGGATCGTTATCAGCGTCGTCAGTCTTGCACTTATTTTCCACGTTCGAGGTGCTGAAATCGTCCTGAAGCGGAGCATCTTCGTCGGAATCGCGGCGGTGACTGCCGGTCTGTTCAGCATCACCATCTCCCTGGGTCGTCCAGAACGACCATTCGTTCACGCGTTCCTCAACGCGAACCTGTCATCGCCGATCTGGTGGGTCGTCCTGTTCGCCGGTTCGTTGATCGCCGTGCTCGTGCTGCTTGCGGTGTTGATGGAGCTGGACAATTTTGTCGACGCTCCGGTTATGGAGGCGGTCGGTGTGATAAGTTTCATCGTCGCTCTGGGCGTGATACTCGGAGCCGGGTACATCTTCGGCATGGTCGAATCCCGACCGTACTGGGGCGGTATTTTCGCCCCACTGTACTTCTTGCTGACAGCCATTACGTCCGGCCTCGCGCTGGTTGCGTTCGTCGTTATCGCGGAGTTCAAGATCAGAGACGAGAGCATGTGTATTGAACTCGAGGAGTTCATGACTCGACCGGTAGCGGTGGGACTCGGTGCGCTCGTCGGGTTGACGCTGCTTTTTGCATTTCTCAAGGGAATCTACGGTCTGACGGCAACGAGCGATACAGTGGCTATGGCATACCAGCAGATGCTCCTTGGATCGTTTGCGCCAATCTACTGGGGAGTGGGAATATTCGTTGGACTCGTCGTGCCACTCGGACTGCTGGCGTACCCGAAAACCCGGACGATAAACGGCGTATTTGCGAGCGCAGCGGCGGTAATCGTGGGAGTGTTCGTCACCCGCTACGAGTTCGTCGTCGGTGGGCAGGTCGTCGCCCTGGTTGCCGACCCGGGATACGAGTATCCGATCGCGAGCTACTCTCCATCGCTCGTCGAGGGGGCGCTCGTCGTCTTCGCCGTGGCCCTCTGTGGACTCGTCTATACGATCGGAATGCGATGGTTTGCATTGGATATCATCCCGGAATTCGCGCAAACAGACATGAGTAGTTGCACGGGCGGTCCCATGAAGGGTGATGACGATGACTGA
- a CDS encoding molybdopterin-dependent oxidoreductase produces MSKNVSDDSNDSTGPAIDRRGFMKAGAVGAAAAGIGVQLNTLSAAEDARTQLVEHSGSWRPSTCAGCTSWCSAQILVDEQSGRALKSQGNRRSKVHGNNDCPRQDLSIQQLYDPDRIKQPLRRTNPEKGPDEDPEFEPISWEEAIDEIADRIMDLRETEETHKFMITRGRYTYLRPILYSHVPQLVGSPNNISHSAICAEAEKAGPMFTEGEWAYRQYDVTETEYLIAWGADPVSANRQVSHYMRAFGELLDQGEAAVVDPRLSSTATKSDEWLPIEPGTDGALASAIAHVLLTNGLWYREFVGDFHDGVNQFESGEEIEPDAFDESENVHGLVEWWNLELKDKTPEWAHDVTGVPVEQIERVAQRFGEARPHAISWLGGGPSMQVRGTYTAMAVHVLNGLVGSVGNRGGTLFAPESAVQGLPGPDEYVDEIAEQGLAHEKIDQRGRLEFPALNNAESGGGVVTNNAADGILDEDPNEIEVLISYWNNFAFSNPENQRWLEALEKIPFHATIETHPSETAWFADIVLPATHHQFERWGQLQSDGQRYRSINLMQPVLADDPDDPEDVLENGRTWDVKTDETEVPYLIAEALADRGFDNMLEFFEREFPDPETGRTVREEIPGDDFTAREKRAQAFSRNAIKIRTQPIWDPGIDHDLGEEIDGWETFRNRGIWHTDKWEYRHRWPSEGGEFSTDTGRFEFYSETLKGGLESHADRHDTDVDTVLDVCKYQARTDGDRHAFVPHYEEPYEVGDEDEYPFKFVDYKSGLNREGRSANCTWKHEFGDIDPGSEPEEDYTLINPRDADALGIRDGDEIRISSPTGEIDGTAKLWEGIRPGTVGKPYGNGHWAYGTVAAAEFGESPRGSHNNNIIPAEYDRLSGSSVYYGDIRVDVEKR; encoded by the coding sequence ATGAGCAAGAACGTTTCCGACGACAGCAACGACAGCACGGGGCCGGCAATCGATCGACGAGGGTTCATGAAAGCGGGGGCTGTTGGAGCAGCCGCTGCCGGAATCGGAGTCCAGTTGAACACACTGTCTGCCGCAGAAGACGCGCGCACACAGCTCGTGGAACACTCCGGAAGTTGGCGGCCCAGTACCTGTGCCGGCTGTACCTCCTGGTGTTCCGCGCAGATTCTGGTCGACGAACAGAGCGGCCGGGCGCTCAAATCACAGGGCAACCGGCGGTCGAAGGTTCACGGGAACAATGACTGTCCCCGTCAGGACCTCTCGATCCAGCAGTTATACGACCCGGACCGGATCAAACAACCGTTGCGGCGGACCAATCCGGAGAAAGGTCCCGACGAGGATCCGGAGTTCGAACCGATCTCCTGGGAGGAAGCGATCGACGAGATCGCAGATCGCATCATGGACCTTCGAGAAACGGAGGAGACCCACAAGTTCATGATCACCAGGGGGCGGTACACCTACCTGCGCCCGATCCTCTACAGCCACGTGCCACAGCTCGTGGGATCGCCGAACAACATCTCTCACAGTGCGATCTGTGCGGAAGCCGAGAAGGCCGGTCCGATGTTCACCGAGGGCGAGTGGGCCTACAGACAGTACGACGTCACTGAAACGGAGTACTTGATCGCCTGGGGTGCCGATCCAGTTTCGGCAAACCGACAGGTGTCCCACTACATGCGGGCGTTCGGTGAACTGCTCGATCAGGGGGAGGCGGCCGTCGTGGATCCTCGGCTGTCGTCGACGGCCACCAAATCCGACGAGTGGCTCCCGATCGAACCCGGCACCGACGGCGCACTGGCGTCCGCCATTGCGCACGTCCTCCTGACGAATGGACTGTGGTACAGAGAGTTCGTCGGTGATTTCCACGACGGCGTAAACCAGTTCGAATCGGGCGAGGAGATCGAACCGGATGCCTTCGATGAGAGCGAGAACGTCCACGGGCTCGTCGAGTGGTGGAACCTCGAACTGAAGGACAAAACGCCGGAATGGGCCCATGACGTAACCGGCGTTCCGGTGGAACAGATCGAGCGCGTGGCCCAACGGTTCGGGGAAGCGCGCCCACACGCCATCTCCTGGCTCGGCGGCGGACCGAGCATGCAGGTTCGAGGCACCTACACCGCGATGGCGGTACACGTTCTCAACGGCCTCGTCGGCTCTGTCGGAAACCGCGGTGGCACCCTGTTCGCCCCGGAGTCGGCTGTTCAGGGACTCCCGGGTCCGGACGAGTACGTCGACGAAATCGCCGAACAGGGACTCGCCCACGAGAAAATCGATCAGCGTGGGCGCCTGGAGTTCCCTGCACTGAACAACGCCGAATCCGGCGGCGGTGTCGTGACCAACAACGCTGCGGACGGCATCCTCGACGAGGATCCAAACGAGATCGAGGTACTGATCTCGTACTGGAACAACTTCGCGTTCTCCAACCCGGAAAACCAGCGCTGGCTGGAGGCGCTCGAGAAGATTCCGTTCCACGCGACCATCGAAACCCATCCCAGCGAGACGGCGTGGTTCGCCGACATCGTGCTCCCCGCCACTCACCACCAGTTCGAGCGGTGGGGCCAACTACAGAGCGACGGCCAGAGATACCGCTCGATCAATCTGATGCAACCTGTGCTGGCAGACGATCCGGACGATCCAGAGGATGTCCTCGAGAACGGTCGAACGTGGGACGTCAAGACGGACGAGACGGAGGTGCCGTACCTGATCGCGGAAGCGCTCGCCGATCGAGGGTTCGACAACATGCTCGAGTTCTTCGAACGCGAGTTTCCCGATCCGGAGACGGGCCGGACGGTACGCGAGGAGATTCCCGGGGACGACTTCACCGCACGAGAAAAGCGTGCCCAGGCGTTCTCCCGAAACGCCATCAAGATCCGAACCCAGCCGATATGGGATCCCGGGATCGATCACGATCTCGGCGAGGAGATCGACGGCTGGGAGACGTTCCGTAACCGCGGAATCTGGCACACTGACAAGTGGGAGTACAGACACCGGTGGCCCTCGGAGGGCGGCGAGTTCTCGACGGACACTGGCCGGTTCGAGTTCTACTCGGAAACGCTGAAAGGCGGGCTGGAATCACACGCCGATCGGCACGACACCGACGTCGATACCGTACTCGACGTTTGCAAATACCAGGCACGCACAGACGGCGACCGCCACGCTTTCGTCCCCCATTACGAGGAACCGTACGAGGTCGGCGACGAGGACGAGTATCCGTTCAAGTTCGTCGACTACAAGTCGGGTCTCAACAGGGAGGGCCGCTCGGCGAACTGTACGTGGAAACACGAGTTCGGCGACATCGATCCAGGTTCGGAACCGGAGGAGGACTACACGCTGATCAATCCACGGGACGCCGACGCACTCGGCATCCGAGATGGAGACGAAATCCGCATCAGTTCGCCGACCGGTGAGATCGACGGCACCGCGAAATTGTGGGAAGGAATCCGACCGGGCACAGTTGGTAAGCCCTACGGAAATGGGCACTGGGCCTACGGTACAGTCGCCGCAGCGGAATTCGGCGAATCTCCCCGGGGGAGTCACAACAACAACATCATTCCTGCGGAGTACGACCGCCTGAGCGGAAGTTCGGTCTACTACGGTGACATCCGTGTAGACGTCGAAAAGCGCTGA
- a CDS encoding TetR/AcrR family transcriptional regulator, translating into MGRESATDEEILEAVDRALRKHGYAKLTMQDIADESSKSKSLLHYHFDTKEDLLVAFLDDLLDSYEQRLECRSTDPPGERLMEFLARFVFAPGDEDREAFHLALLEMRSQGAFNDRIRERLVRSDRLLRTTVIDILEDGIEEGVFEPVDPERTAALLVATLDGARTRQITLGEENDSYTRTVVEELLERVIEPILTEEADLPTIEETLDDPDRQG; encoded by the coding sequence ATGGGTCGGGAATCGGCAACTGACGAGGAAATACTCGAGGCCGTCGACCGCGCCCTGCGGAAACACGGGTACGCGAAGTTGACGATGCAAGACATCGCCGACGAGTCTTCGAAGAGCAAGTCGCTTTTGCACTACCACTTCGACACGAAGGAGGATCTACTCGTCGCGTTTCTCGACGATCTGCTCGATTCGTACGAACAGCGCCTGGAGTGTCGGTCGACCGACCCGCCGGGCGAACGGCTGATGGAATTTCTGGCCCGATTCGTCTTCGCGCCGGGCGACGAGGACCGGGAGGCGTTTCACCTCGCGCTTCTGGAAATGCGGTCGCAGGGGGCGTTCAACGACCGGATCCGCGAACGGCTCGTCCGGAGCGACCGGCTCCTGCGGACCACCGTGATCGACATCCTCGAAGACGGGATCGAGGAGGGCGTCTTCGAGCCGGTCGATCCCGAACGGACCGCTGCGCTTCTTGTCGCGACACTGGATGGCGCCAGAACCCGGCAGATCACGCTCGGCGAGGAGAACGACAGCTACACCCGGACCGTCGTCGAGGAACTCCTCGAACGGGTCATCGAACCGATCCTTACCGAGGAGGCTGACCTCCCAACGATCGAGGAAACGCTCGACGATCCCGACCGGCAGGGTTGA
- a CDS encoding DUF429 domain-containing protein — translation MYLGVDGCPDGWIAIVYDVDEYAGSGLYTHVEALYEDYGEEAESILVDVPIGLREHSNKKRPCDVAARRLLSPDRHASVFAPPVRAAVHADSYEAAKRIQEERTDGSLGVQSWGIADGIAQLDRFLRETHSDAVDIVREAHPEVAFWALAGEEATEYSKTGQPAAAFVERVDRLEAIDPDVSAHLRRAGRDLDAEVGVDDLVDAFALAVTASPLTGDLRTLPDEWPDDDPGDPAGLPMEMVYARP, via the coding sequence ATGTACCTCGGCGTCGACGGCTGTCCTGACGGCTGGATCGCAATAGTGTACGACGTCGACGAGTACGCAGGATCAGGACTGTACACTCACGTCGAAGCGCTTTACGAAGATTACGGGGAGGAGGCCGAAAGTATCCTGGTCGACGTCCCGATCGGCCTCCGGGAGCACTCGAACAAAAAACGCCCCTGCGATGTGGCCGCCCGGCGGCTGCTTTCCCCCGATCGTCACGCCAGCGTCTTCGCCCCGCCGGTCCGGGCGGCAGTTCACGCCGACAGCTACGAAGCGGCCAAACGCATCCAGGAGGAGCGCACCGACGGCAGCCTCGGGGTCCAGTCGTGGGGAATCGCCGACGGGATCGCACAGCTGGACCGGTTCCTCCGGGAGACGCACTCCGATGCGGTCGACATCGTCCGGGAGGCCCACCCCGAAGTCGCGTTCTGGGCACTCGCCGGGGAGGAGGCGACCGAGTACTCGAAAACGGGACAACCAGCGGCCGCGTTCGTCGAGCGCGTCGACCGGCTCGAGGCGATCGATCCGGACGTTTCGGCGCATCTCCGGAGAGCCGGCAGAGATCTCGATGCCGAGGTGGGAGTCGACGATCTCGTCGACGCGTTCGCACTCGCAGTGACGGCCAGCCCGCTCACTGGTGATCTCCGGACGCTTCCCGACGAATGGCCCGACGACGATCCGGGGGATCCGGCGGGGCTTCCGATGGAGATGGTGTACGCCCGGCCGTGA
- a CDS encoding RtcB family protein, giving the protein MTTREFGDVTLEKVREHVWEMPREGDMNVPARVYASEPLLEEISDDKTLEQLRNSTELPGMTSHAVCLPDGHQGYGFPVGGVGAIDAEHGCISPGAIGYDINCGVRMVKTNLTYEDIEGKEEELVDALFANIPSGLGGGGVVETDVDTVTEVLDRGVDWALEHGYAVEDDLRHCEDEGMRPDADPGAVSAEAKNRGKNQIGSLGSGNHFLEVQRVTDVYREDVADAYGLTENQIVVLIHCGSRGLGHQVCTDYLRKIEKRHGDLLAELPDKELAAAPAGSELAEQYYGAMCAAINFAWVNRQLITHRTRRVFERVFGDSWETLEMDLLYDVAHNIGKKEVHEVSVDANGTAVPNDSPDAVDTENRELYVHRKGATRAFPAGRPEVPSAYRDVGQPVIIPGSMGAGSYVLRGGDRSLELTFGSTAHGAGRLMSRTQAKQEFWGGDVQDDLEEMNQIYVKAESGATIAEEAPGVYKDVDEVVRVSDELGIGDKVVRTYPVCNIKG; this is encoded by the coding sequence ATGACCACTCGCGAGTTCGGCGACGTCACGCTCGAAAAGGTGCGGGAACACGTCTGGGAAATGCCCCGCGAAGGCGATATGAACGTGCCGGCTCGCGTGTACGCAAGCGAGCCGCTGCTCGAGGAGATCAGCGACGACAAGACGCTCGAACAGCTCCGGAACTCCACCGAACTCCCCGGAATGACCTCCCACGCCGTCTGTCTCCCCGACGGCCATCAGGGGTACGGCTTCCCGGTCGGCGGCGTCGGCGCGATCGACGCCGAACACGGCTGCATTTCGCCGGGGGCGATCGGCTACGACATCAACTGCGGGGTTCGGATGGTGAAGACCAACCTCACCTACGAGGATATCGAGGGCAAAGAGGAGGAACTCGTCGACGCGCTGTTCGCGAACATCCCCTCCGGACTGGGTGGCGGCGGCGTCGTGGAAACGGACGTCGACACCGTAACCGAGGTGCTCGATCGGGGCGTCGACTGGGCGCTCGAGCACGGCTACGCCGTCGAGGATGACCTCCGCCACTGCGAGGACGAGGGAATGCGTCCCGACGCGGATCCCGGTGCGGTCTCCGCGGAGGCGAAGAACCGCGGGAAAAACCAGATCGGCAGCCTCGGCTCCGGAAACCACTTCCTCGAGGTCCAGCGTGTGACGGACGTCTACCGGGAGGACGTCGCCGACGCCTACGGGCTCACTGAGAACCAGATCGTCGTGTTGATCCACTGTGGCTCCCGCGGACTGGGGCACCAGGTCTGTACGGACTACCTCCGGAAGATCGAAAAGCGACACGGCGACCTCCTCGCGGAGCTTCCCGACAAGGAACTCGCGGCCGCACCCGCCGGCTCGGAGCTCGCAGAACAGTATTACGGGGCGATGTGCGCGGCGATCAACTTCGCGTGGGTGAACCGGCAGCTTATCACCCACCGGACCCGCCGGGTCTTCGAGCGCGTCTTCGGTGATAGCTGGGAGACTCTCGAAATGGATCTCCTCTACGACGTCGCCCACAACATCGGCAAAAAGGAGGTCCACGAGGTGTCCGTCGACGCAAACGGGACCGCCGTGCCCAACGACTCCCCGGACGCCGTCGACACCGAGAATCGAGAGCTGTACGTTCACCGGAAAGGTGCCACGCGGGCGTTCCCCGCCGGGAGACCCGAGGTCCCGTCGGCGTATCGCGACGTCGGTCAACCCGTGATCATCCCCGGGAGCATGGGCGCGGGATCGTACGTCCTCCGGGGCGGGGATCGCTCCCTGGAACTCACGTTCGGCTCGACCGCCCACGGAGCCGGCCGATTGATGTCCCGAACCCAGGCGAAACAGGAGTTCTGGGGCGGCGACGTCCAGGACGACCTCGAGGAGATGAACCAGATCTACGTGAAGGCAGAGTCCGGGGCGACGATCGCCGAGGAAGCACCCGGCGTCTACAAGGACGTCGACGAGGTCGTCCGGGTGAGCGACGAACTGGGGATCGGCGACAAAGTGGTCCGGACGTACCCCGTCTGCAACATCAAAGGCTGA
- a CDS encoding 4Fe-4S dicluster domain-containing protein, translating to MTETSTNEELASLDRVMQAELDQTDLEDRDVDLGMVIDLQRCVGCEGCNIACKLENNLQEGVAYSSRITRTEGEFPNVSYEYVPTLCNQCRDAPCAEGCPTTALEKGPGGITVQNPDQCIGCKYCMINCPYDEIFFNKEDPHPRWRDDESAIEGGTASPAELKEELDIDEDAPAYYNPNREVDDTEHPTRYRGIVEKCNFCIHRLRENELPACVEECPTDARIFGDLNDPESKVSDILGKYGGGEVLKPEKGTEPKVKYVREYNGGSYEPGKGDAGLGD from the coding sequence ATGACTGAAACGTCGACGAACGAGGAGCTTGCGTCACTCGACAGGGTAATGCAGGCCGAACTGGACCAGACGGATCTGGAGGATCGGGACGTCGATCTGGGAATGGTCATCGACCTCCAGCGTTGTGTCGGCTGTGAAGGGTGCAACATCGCCTGCAAGCTCGAGAACAACCTGCAGGAGGGGGTCGCCTACTCCAGCCGGATAACCCGGACCGAGGGGGAGTTCCCCAATGTCAGCTACGAGTACGTTCCTACCCTGTGCAATCAGTGTCGTGACGCCCCGTGTGCCGAGGGGTGTCCGACAACCGCCCTGGAGAAGGGGCCGGGCGGAATCACGGTTCAGAATCCGGACCAGTGTATCGGCTGCAAGTACTGCATGATCAACTGTCCGTACGACGAGATTTTCTTCAATAAAGAAGATCCTCATCCACGATGGCGGGACGACGAGTCGGCCATCGAAGGGGGAACCGCGTCGCCGGCCGAACTCAAGGAGGAACTGGATATCGACGAGGACGCCCCGGCGTACTACAACCCGAACCGCGAGGTCGACGATACCGAACATCCGACCCGGTACAGGGGCATCGTCGAGAAGTGTAACTTCTGTATCCACCGTTTGCGAGAAAACGAATTGCCCGCCTGCGTCGAGGAGTGTCCGACGGACGCCCGGATCTTCGGCGACCTGAACGATCCGGAATCGAAGGTCAGCGATATCCTCGGCAAATACGGCGGCGGAGAGGTGCTCAAACCCGAGAAAGGGACGGAACCGAAGGTGAAGTACGTCCGAGAGTACAACGGCGGCAGCTACGAACCGGGCAAAGGCGATGCCGGACTGGGGGACTGA
- a CDS encoding helix-turn-helix domain-containing protein translates to MNSTPPRSGEINDADQSLRARLRITPDPDLNCGILESGTEGTVVARNEVCIDPSCADGCECRAELEIVDDEIEVRDFVASSVDEEACVCPVFRERDCTANIESYKNDFLYVSITVPSRDVLSDIVATLRERGASVSLERIQSLSSEESEGRTVELDVSTITKKQREAIEMAVEAGYYDYSTEKAELEELAAELDISLSAFTQRLRAAESKLVRELSIADGFEFRNEPGSTDTQKSSTRVD, encoded by the coding sequence ATGAATTCAACACCTCCCCGATCCGGCGAAATCAACGACGCCGACCAGTCGTTGCGAGCCCGGTTGCGGATCACGCCGGATCCGGATCTGAACTGCGGTATCCTCGAAAGCGGAACAGAGGGTACTGTCGTTGCTCGCAACGAGGTGTGCATCGATCCGAGCTGCGCTGACGGCTGCGAGTGTCGCGCGGAACTGGAGATTGTCGACGACGAAATCGAGGTTCGGGATTTCGTCGCGAGCTCGGTCGACGAAGAAGCCTGCGTCTGTCCGGTGTTTCGAGAACGTGACTGCACCGCCAACATCGAATCGTACAAGAACGATTTTCTGTACGTGTCGATCACGGTACCCTCACGTGACGTCCTCTCGGACATCGTGGCGACGCTACGGGAGCGTGGTGCGTCCGTCAGCCTCGAGCGGATACAGTCGCTGTCGAGTGAAGAATCCGAAGGACGGACCGTCGAACTCGATGTCAGCACGATAACCAAAAAACAGCGGGAGGCTATCGAGATGGCCGTGGAGGCGGGATACTACGACTACTCCACTGAAAAGGCGGAATTGGAGGAACTTGCAGCGGAGTTGGACATTTCCCTGTCGGCGTTTACACAGCGACTTCGAGCGGCCGAATCGAAACTCGTCCGGGAACTGTCGATTGCGGACGGTTTCGAGTTTCGTAACGAGCCTGGTTCTACGGACACGCAGAAGTCTTCAACGCGAGTCGACTGA
- a CDS encoding MATE family efflux transporter, translating into MSRLPNPVRLVILWIGLGLAKLGLIDRERAVKTTALAWPRVVTGIARMSKNAVDVAMVGVAVGTSAVAGVGFASPFWGFAFAIGGGVAGGTIALVSQRYGAQAWGELGRAVRSSTLLVVVLTLPLSAMFWTYPEQFISLLTGNEAAIREGATYLKIVGLGIPFAGLNLVGSRVLVGCDDAYTAMLVRAGGAVANIALNAVFIFGFGMGVAGAALGTVLSNVAITAAFVVGLLLGGLPGIVPFPVRISATGKWAEPGMIRDLVEIGTPVGLRNLVWTAAEFPMLGILDIFGENTVAAWVIARRIWGVMNTPGWGFGLAASSLVGQALGQNDETEAAAYGRDITRFSVATYLVSALLVAVFAEQIVVLFADDPASGEIPIAINLVYAASFAVVFQGVKSSAAGLLDASGDTRITFLSQLLGMFGVSIPLAYLGAVGLSVPAVTVPVLGAITPPIDVPAIGLWGLYLAFVAETAVPAAINYWRFRTDKWKKISEEYRPDAAVADD; encoded by the coding sequence ATGTCCCGGCTGCCGAATCCCGTCCGGCTGGTCATTCTCTGGATCGGACTCGGGCTGGCGAAGCTCGGGTTGATCGACCGCGAACGGGCAGTAAAGACGACTGCACTCGCCTGGCCCCGCGTCGTGACCGGGATCGCCCGGATGTCGAAAAACGCCGTCGACGTCGCGATGGTCGGCGTCGCGGTGGGGACCTCTGCTGTCGCGGGCGTCGGGTTCGCGAGCCCGTTCTGGGGGTTCGCGTTCGCCATCGGCGGTGGAGTTGCGGGCGGGACGATCGCGCTGGTCTCCCAGCGGTACGGCGCGCAGGCGTGGGGCGAACTGGGTCGGGCCGTCCGGTCGAGCACGCTGCTCGTCGTCGTCCTCACACTACCGCTTTCTGCGATGTTCTGGACGTATCCCGAACAGTTCATCTCGCTTCTCACGGGCAACGAGGCGGCGATCCGGGAGGGGGCGACGTATCTCAAGATCGTCGGGCTCGGCATCCCCTTTGCGGGGTTGAACCTCGTCGGGAGCCGCGTGCTCGTCGGCTGTGACGACGCCTACACGGCGATGCTGGTGCGGGCCGGCGGGGCGGTGGCGAACATCGCCCTCAACGCGGTGTTCATCTTCGGGTTCGGCATGGGCGTCGCCGGCGCGGCGCTCGGGACGGTGCTTTCGAACGTGGCGATCACGGCGGCGTTCGTCGTCGGGCTGCTGCTCGGTGGGTTGCCAGGGATCGTCCCGTTCCCCGTTCGCATTTCTGCGACCGGCAAGTGGGCCGAACCTGGGATGATCCGTGACCTCGTCGAGATCGGAACGCCGGTCGGACTGCGCAACCTCGTCTGGACGGCCGCCGAGTTCCCGATGCTCGGGATCCTCGACATCTTCGGGGAAAACACCGTCGCCGCGTGGGTGATCGCCCGGCGGATCTGGGGCGTGATGAACACGCCCGGCTGGGGCTTCGGGCTGGCGGCGTCCAGTCTGGTCGGCCAGGCGCTCGGGCAGAACGACGAAACGGAAGCCGCCGCCTATGGCCGAGATATCACCCGGTTTTCGGTGGCGACGTATCTGGTGTCTGCGCTACTGGTCGCCGTCTTCGCCGAACAGATCGTGGTGCTGTTCGCCGACGATCCAGCGAGCGGCGAGATCCCGATCGCGATCAACCTCGTGTATGCAGCGAGTTTCGCGGTCGTATTCCAGGGGGTGAAAAGCTCCGCTGCGGGTCTGCTCGACGCCAGCGGCGACACCCGGATAACGTTCCTGAGCCAGTTGCTCGGTATGTTCGGCGTGTCGATTCCACTCGCGTATCTCGGCGCAGTCGGGCTGTCGGTGCCGGCGGTCACGGTTCCGGTTCTCGGGGCGATCACGCCCCCGATCGACGTGCCCGCCATCGGGCTGTGGGGGCTGTATCTGGCGTTCGTCGCCGAGACCGCAGTGCCGGCGGCGATCAACTACTGGCGGTTCCGCACGGACAAATGGAAGAAAATCAGCGAGGAGTATCGACCCGACGCGGCGGTCGCTGACGATTAA